GGCATGGTGATCGGCCTCGGCGCCGCCTTCTATCTGGCGCGGCTCATCGCGTCGTTCCTCTTCGGCGTCACCGCGAAGGATCCGATGGTCTTCACCGCGGTGCCGCTGCTGTTGTTGACCGTCGCGTTCCTCTCGGTCTGGATTCCGGCGCGGCGCGCGAGCCGGGTCGATCCGCTGATCGCACTCAGGTACGAGTAGAGGCGCACGGCACGAAAAAAGGTGCGGGCTCGCCGGGCCCGCACCCTTCGTTCATTGCCGCCGCAACGGCGGACCTTACTTGATCGTCAGGAAGATCGTCGTCCCTTCGCGGTCGACGAGCAGGAGCGACGGCTTGCCGTCGGTGCGATCGAGCGCCGACTTCAGCTCGGCGGCGCTGCGCACGGCGCGTCCGTCGACCTTCACGATGACGTCCCCTTCCTGCAGCCCGCTCTCGGCGGCCCGGCCGGCAGGATCGAGCTCCACCACCGTGACGCCGCCGTTGCCCGGCTCCACCGTCATGCCGAACCGCCCTTCGCCGCGTTCGGCCGACGGCGTCGAGACCCGCTCGCGCTTCGACTCGAGCTCGGCGACCGTCGCCTGCAGCGTCTCGGTGCGGCCGTTGCGGAGCACCTGCAGCGAGACCGTGCTGCCGGGCGTCGTGCCGGCCACCGCGTTGCGGAGCTGGTTGTTGTCTTCCACGGGCTTGCCGTTGTAGGACGTGATCACGTCCCCCTGCCGCACGCCGGCCTTCGCCGCGGGCGAGCCCTCGTCGACGTTGCTGATCAGCGCGCCGCGGGTATTCGGCAGGCCCAGCGAGGCCGCGAGATCCGGGGTGATCCGCTGCACCGTCACGCCGAGCTTCGCGCGGCGCACCTTGCCGGTCGCGATCAGCTGATCCATGACGTGCTTCGCCATGTTCGACGGAATCGCGAACCCGAGGCCGATGTTGCCGTCGGTCGGCGTCAGGATCTGCGACGGGATGCCGATCAACTGTCCGCCGGCGTTGACGAGCGCGCCGCCGGAGTTGCCGTGGTTGATCGCCGCGTCGGTCTGCAGGAAGTCCTGATAGCCGTCGCTGCCGTCGGGGGTCTGGCGTCCCTTGGCGCTGATGATGCCGGACGTCACGGTCTGGCCGACGTTGAGCGGGTTGCCGATCGCGAGAGCCACGTCACCGACCTTCACCGCGTCGGAATCGCCGAAGACCACCGCCGGCAGGCTCTTCGCGTCGATCTTGACGACCGCCAGGTCCGTTGCCGGATCCGTCCCGACGACCTTCGCCGTGAACGCACGGCTGTCGGGCAGCTCCACCTTCACCGTGTCGACGCCGTCGACGACGTGATTGTTGGTGATGATGTAGCCGTCGGGGCTGACGATGACGCCGGAGCCGAGTCCGCGCTGCACCCGCGGCACGCGCTGTCCGCGGAACTGCGGCGGAAGCTGGTCGCCGAAGAACCGGCGCAGTTCATCGGGGATCTGTCCGCCGGTCGGGACCATCGATGCGCGCTTCTCGACCCGAATCGTGACCACGGCCGGCGCGACGCGCTCGACGACCGGCGCGTACGACGACGCCGCCACGGCGGCGGGGACCGGGGCCGGCGCGGCCGTTGTGGCCGCCGCCGGGCCGGCGGCCGAGAGATAGCTGCTGGCCTGCGGCGCCTTCCACGCCGCCATCGTCACGACCGCGGCAGCGATCCCGGCGACGGCGGTCGTTCTGAAATATCCGTTAAGCATGTTGCCATTCACCTCTGTTTGGTTAGACGGCGGGCAACATTGCCAGGACCCTTCGCGAGGATTACATCGGTGAAAGGAACCAGGTCATCGGGTGATCGGGCGATCGGGTGATCGGGTGATCGGGTGATCGGGCCATCGGCGGGCGCCACACGCAGTAAGCGGGGAGCGGACAGCGGATGGCGGGAACGGGCAGCGATCAGCCGATGGGCAGCCGGACCGTAAACGTTGAGCCTCGGCCGGGCTGGCTGCTGGCGGCCACGGCGCCTCCGTGCGCTTCGACGTATGCCTTGACCAGGCTGAGGCCCAGTCCGAGGCCGCGTTCGGAACGGCTTGGGTCGGCCCGGTAGAGGCGGTCCCAGATCCTGGGCAGATGCTCGGGCGCGATACCGATCCCGGTGTCGGCGACCGAGACCACCGCGGTGTCGCCGTCGCGCGCGGCGACGAGACGGACCTGACCGCCGCGCGGTGTGTATTTGATGGCGTTGTCCAGCAGGTTGGCGAACACCTGACGCATCCGGTCCGCGGCGGCGGCGATCGTCACCTCCTCGCCGGGCTCGAACGTCACCGCCACCCCCTTTTCATCCGCGACGTCGTCGTACAGCTCGACGGCCTCGGCGACCAGCTCCCGCAGCCGCACCGGCTCCCGCTTCAATTGCACGACGCCGGTTTCCGCCTCGGAGATGTCCATGAGCGTGTTGAGCATCGACAGGATCCGGTCCGACTCTTCGAGGCAGGTCTCCAGCGCCTCGCGCGCGGCGGCGGGATCGCCAGACTCCAGGGCGCGCTCCGCGATTCCGCGCACACGCGCCAGCGGCGTGCGCAGATCGTGGGCAACGTTGTCGAGCGACTGCCCCATCGCCGCGATCAGCGCGTTGATGCGATCGAGCATCGTGTTGAACAGGCCGCTCAACTCGTCGACCGCGTCGCCGTCCTGGTCCCGCGCCGGCACCCGCGTGTCGGTCCGGCCCGTCGCGATGATGCCGCGCACGACGGCAATGAGGTCGTAGATGGGCTGCACGGTGGATCGGGTGAGCACCAGGCCGCCGGTAAGGCCGATGGTCAGCGCCGCGATCGACACCAGCCCGACGATCCACTGGAACTTGCGCAGCAGGGCGAGGCGGATCTCGTTGCTCTTGCCCACCTGGAGGATGGTGCCGTCGTACAGCTGGACGGAGGCGACTTCGAGGACGGCGCGCCCTTCCAGGGGACCGTCCCGGCGCGGACCGTCGAGCTCCTGCTGGGCGTAACTGCTCCACCCCGGCGGCATGCGGGCGAACAGCGCGTCGGCGCCGGGCCCGATCACTCTGACGAACAGCCGTTCTCGATCGCCGGTCCGCTCTTCAATCTCCACCGCGCGCTGGATCGCCAGCAGCCCGCCGGTCTCGTAGCGCGACGCGTACTCCCGCACGGTCGCCCGGATGATGTCGTGATCGCGCCGAGCGAGCGACGCGGCAATCAGCGCGTAGGTCAGGCCGACGAGCACGAGCGTGCTGATCACGAACACGGCCACGTACCAGAGCGACAGCCGGAGCCCGAGCATCCGCTGCAAGGTCATCCTGGGGCGCTGCGGGGCGCGCCGCTCGGCGGCGATCATGACGGCGGCCGCAGGATGTAGCCGGCGCCGCGGACGGTGTGCAGCAGCTTGACGGCGAACGGCCGGTCGATGCGCTCGCGCAGCCGCGAAACCAGGACGTCGACCACGTTGGTGTTCGGGTCGAAGTTGTAGCCCCAGACGTG
This region of Vicinamibacterales bacterium genomic DNA includes:
- a CDS encoding HAMP domain-containing sensor histidine kinase; this encodes MIAAERRAPQRPRMTLQRMLGLRLSLWYVAVFVISTLVLVGLTYALIAASLARRDHDIIRATVREYASRYETGGLLAIQRAVEIEERTGDRERLFVRVIGPGADALFARMPPGWSSYAQQELDGPRRDGPLEGRAVLEVASVQLYDGTILQVGKSNEIRLALLRKFQWIVGLVSIAALTIGLTGGLVLTRSTVQPIYDLIAVVRGIIATGRTDTRVPARDQDGDAVDELSGLFNTMLDRINALIAAMGQSLDNVAHDLRTPLARVRGIAERALESGDPAAAREALETCLEESDRILSMLNTLMDISEAETGVVQLKREPVRLRELVAEAVELYDDVADEKGVAVTFEPGEEVTIAAAADRMRQVFANLLDNAIKYTPRGGQVRLVAARDGDTAVVSVADTGIGIAPEHLPRIWDRLYRADPSRSERGLGLGLSLVKAYVEAHGGAVAASSQPGRGSTFTVRLPIG
- a CDS encoding DegQ family serine endoprotease; its protein translation is MLNGYFRTTAVAGIAAAVVTMAAWKAPQASSYLSAAGPAAATTAAPAPVPAAVAASSYAPVVERVAPAVVTIRVEKRASMVPTGGQIPDELRRFFGDQLPPQFRGQRVPRVQRGLGSGVIVSPDGYIITNNHVVDGVDTVKVELPDSRAFTAKVVGTDPATDLAVVKIDAKSLPAVVFGDSDAVKVGDVALAIGNPLNVGQTVTSGIISAKGRQTPDGSDGYQDFLQTDAAINHGNSGGALVNAGGQLIGIPSQILTPTDGNIGLGFAIPSNMAKHVMDQLIATGKVRRAKLGVTVQRITPDLAASLGLPNTRGALISNVDEGSPAAKAGVRQGDVITSYNGKPVEDNNQLRNAVAGTTPGSTVSLQVLRNGRTETLQATVAELESKRERVSTPSAERGEGRFGMTVEPGNGGVTVVELDPAGRAAESGLQEGDVIVKVDGRAVRSAAELKSALDRTDGKPSLLLVDREGTTIFLTIK